From a single Pirellulaceae bacterium genomic region:
- a CDS encoding sigma-70 family RNA polymerase sigma factor — translation MEDVHRIQQWLSEAQAGSNDALGQALEACRAYLLLVAERELDPALRAKGGASDIVQETFIEAQRAFSRFSSTSHDQFLAWLRAMLLNNVTDFRRKYRGTQKRNSDREVALDAGPSSSDWRSRLASDAPTASGEFTQQETLLEIQAALEQLPEDYRLVIAYRYEENCSFEEIALRMQRTPNAVQKLFARAIDRLQAMIEREL, via the coding sequence ATGGAAGATGTCCACCGAATCCAACAATGGCTCAGCGAGGCTCAGGCTGGGTCGAACGATGCTCTAGGACAGGCTTTGGAGGCGTGCCGTGCCTACCTGTTGCTGGTCGCCGAGCGCGAACTGGACCCGGCTTTGCGCGCCAAGGGCGGCGCATCCGACATTGTTCAGGAAACCTTTATCGAAGCTCAGCGGGCGTTCTCGCGCTTTTCGAGTACCTCCCATGATCAATTTCTGGCTTGGTTACGCGCGATGCTGCTGAACAATGTCACCGATTTTCGTCGCAAGTATAGAGGCACACAAAAGCGGAATTCGGATCGCGAAGTGGCCCTCGATGCTGGTCCATCTTCCTCCGATTGGCGCAGTCGGTTGGCGTCGGATGCCCCAACGGCCAGCGGTGAGTTCACGCAACAGGAAACACTACTCGAGATTCAAGCGGCTTTGGAGCAATTGCCTGAGGATTATCGACTAGTGATTGCTTATCGTTACGAAGAGAACTGTTCCTTTGAAGAGATTGCCCTGCGAATGCAGCGGACCCCTAACGCCGTCCAAAAACTATTTGCCAGGGCCATCGATCGGCTGCAGGCGATGATCGAGCGCGAGTTATGA